From a region of the Gemmatimonadaceae bacterium genome:
- the asnS gene encoding asparagine--tRNA ligase, translated as MSKNPPSIRIADLGAHAGQSVEVQGWVTHVRSSGKIAFVVIRDGSGTAQAVLVKKEVEPDVWDRFGSLTQESCIRLTAVVREDRRSPGGFELGASDLEILGPSPQDYPIQPKEHGVDFLLDHRHLWLRSSRQRAIARVRHEIEQAIRDFFYERDFTLVDTPILTAAIGERSGLFATEYFDEGTAYLAQTGQLYGEAAAAALGRIYCFGPTFRAEKSKTRRHLSEFWMIEPEVAFNDSEDNMRLQEDFVSYIVARAVDRRRAELEELERDVTRLERVKAPFPRIDYGEAVKTLQAKGSNITWGDDLGAEDETLLVADYDTPIFVCNYPKEAKAFYMKENPADPRTVLCNDCLAPEGYGEIIGGSQREDDYDKLLGRIQEEKLPVEAYGWYLDLRKYGTFVHSGFGLGLERTVAWICGLPHVRETIAFPRMMNRLRP; from the coding sequence ATGTCAAAGAATCCCCCATCGATACGGATCGCCGACCTCGGCGCGCATGCCGGGCAATCCGTGGAAGTGCAAGGGTGGGTAACGCACGTCAGGTCGTCCGGGAAAATTGCGTTTGTTGTCATACGTGACGGTAGTGGCACGGCCCAGGCGGTGCTCGTCAAGAAAGAGGTGGAGCCCGACGTCTGGGACCGATTTGGTAGTCTGACCCAGGAAAGTTGCATCCGGTTGACAGCCGTCGTGCGCGAAGACCGCCGGTCGCCGGGTGGATTCGAGCTCGGAGCCAGCGATCTCGAGATCCTCGGACCGAGCCCGCAGGACTACCCCATCCAGCCCAAGGAGCACGGGGTGGACTTCCTGCTCGATCACCGCCACCTCTGGCTCCGGAGCTCCCGGCAGCGCGCGATCGCGCGGGTGCGGCACGAGATCGAGCAGGCGATCCGCGACTTTTTCTATGAGCGCGACTTCACGCTCGTCGACACACCGATCCTGACGGCTGCCATCGGTGAGCGCAGCGGTCTGTTCGCGACTGAGTACTTCGACGAAGGGACCGCCTACCTCGCGCAGACCGGCCAGCTGTACGGCGAGGCCGCGGCGGCGGCGCTCGGCCGCATCTACTGCTTCGGCCCCACGTTTCGCGCGGAGAAGTCGAAGACGCGCCGGCACCTGAGCGAGTTCTGGATGATCGAGCCCGAAGTCGCGTTCAACGACTCCGAGGACAACATGCGGCTGCAGGAGGACTTCGTCTCGTACATCGTCGCGCGGGCCGTCGATCGCCGCCGGGCGGAGCTGGAGGAGCTGGAGCGGGACGTCACCAGGTTGGAGCGGGTGAAAGCGCCGTTTCCGCGAATCGACTACGGCGAGGCAGTCAAGACTCTTCAGGCCAAGGGCAGCAACATCACCTGGGGCGACGACCTCGGCGCCGAGGACGAGACGCTGCTGGTCGCGGACTACGACACGCCGATCTTCGTGTGCAACTACCCGAAGGAAGCGAAGGCGTTCTACATGAAGGAGAACCCGGCCGATCCACGCACCGTATTGTGCAACGACTGCCTGGCGCCGGAAGGCTACGGCGAGATCATCGGCGGGTCACAGCGCGAGGACGACTACGACAAGCTGCTGGGCAGGATCCAGGAGGAGAAGCTTCCGGTCGAGGCGTACGGCTGGTACCTGGATCTCAGAAAGTACGGGACGTTCGTGCACTCCGGGTTCGGGCTCGGGCTGGAGCGGACAGTCGCGTGGATCTGCGGGCTGCCGCATGTGCGCGAGACGATCGCGTTTCCGAGGATGATGAATCGGTTGAGACCCTGA
- a CDS encoding HAMP domain-containing sensor histidine kinase, whose protein sequence is MTLRARLSLGLIGMALVLLIPLLLALNSLERLEDTNRVLRDTDFAASIAIGRLRTATDDIRAAENALLFVHDDSSRRRMTAGIAHADSLAGALRAYYLERESAQVRSALASISEAAAAEYEAASAGRAPEAERISAGRLLPEIARINTTVRQTESDLRGRTAERVDEAATVTIEAQRTAAAALAIALLLALLIALWLLRSISTPVRLLEKGMKAVADGDFSYRLPYTGTRRDEFGRLAGSYQSMTRQLAELDKLKAEFISIASHELKTPINVIIGYLELLQEGIYGPLSPKQTEVAATMEKQAQTLTRLARQLLDVSRFEAGGGRVEPRKVDLARFLQHLEAAFQGLAVQRTIAFSVQHSPTLPTEVTWDEDRMNEVLGNLLSNAFKFTPRDGQVTLGLDGDESEVRITISDTGAGIPADQLRHIFEKFYQADNQASAALKGTGLGLAIAKQIVEAHHGTITVDSKQGSGTTFHLTLPAHAVVSRISGRHRASDPA, encoded by the coding sequence ATGACGCTGCGCGCGCGGCTGAGCCTCGGTCTCATCGGCATGGCGTTGGTGCTGCTCATTCCGCTGCTCCTGGCGTTGAACTCGCTGGAGCGGCTGGAGGACACCAATCGCGTGCTGCGCGACACCGATTTCGCGGCGTCGATCGCCATCGGCAGGCTGCGCACGGCGACCGACGACATCCGGGCCGCCGAGAACGCTCTGCTGTTCGTGCACGACGACAGCAGCAGACGGCGCATGACCGCGGGCATCGCGCACGCGGACAGCCTGGCGGGCGCGCTCCGCGCATATTACCTCGAGCGGGAGAGCGCGCAGGTCCGCTCGGCGCTTGCCAGCATATCCGAGGCGGCGGCAGCGGAGTACGAGGCCGCGAGCGCCGGCCGCGCGCCCGAGGCCGAGAGAATCTCCGCCGGCAGGCTCCTCCCGGAGATCGCCCGGATCAACACCACGGTGCGGCAGACCGAGTCCGACCTGCGCGGACGCACCGCCGAGCGCGTGGACGAGGCCGCCACGGTGACCATCGAGGCGCAGCGCACCGCCGCCGCTGCGCTCGCAATCGCCCTGCTCCTGGCGCTGCTCATAGCCCTCTGGCTGCTGCGCTCCATCAGCACCCCGGTGCGCCTGCTCGAAAAGGGCATGAAGGCGGTAGCCGACGGCGACTTCTCTTACCGGCTACCGTACACCGGGACCCGCCGCGACGAGTTCGGCAGGCTCGCGGGTAGCTACCAGTCCATGACCCGGCAGCTCGCGGAGCTGGACAAGCTCAAGGCGGAGTTCATCTCCATCGCCTCGCACGAGCTCAAGACGCCGATCAACGTCATCATCGGTTATCTGGAGCTTCTGCAGGAGGGGATCTACGGGCCGTTGTCGCCCAAGCAGACCGAAGTCGCGGCGACCATGGAGAAGCAGGCCCAGACCCTCACGCGCCTGGCCCGGCAGCTGCTCGACGTCAGCCGGTTCGAGGCGGGCGGCGGCAGGGTCGAGCCCCGCAAGGTCGATCTGGCGCGGTTTCTCCAGCACCTGGAAGCGGCGTTCCAGGGATTGGCCGTGCAGCGAACGATCGCGTTCAGCGTGCAGCACTCGCCGACGCTGCCCACGGAGGTGACGTGGGACGAGGACCGGATGAACGAGGTGCTCGGCAACCTGCTCTCGAACGCGTTCAAGTTCACGCCGCGTGACGGGCAGGTGACACTCGGTCTGGACGGTGATGAGTCCGAGGTCCGGATCACCATCAGCGATACGGGGGCGGGGATCCCCGCCGACCAGCTGCGGCACATCTTCGAGAAGTTCTACCAGGCGGACAACCAGGCGTCCGCGGCCCTCAAGGGGACGGGCTTGGGACTTGCTATTGCAAAGCAGATAGTGGAGGCGCACCATGGTACGATCACGGTGGACAGCAAGCAGGGATCCGGCACGACGTTCCATCTGACGTTGCCGGCCCACGCGGTTGTCTCCCGGATCTCTGGCCGCCACCGTGCTTCCGACCCGGCCTGA
- a CDS encoding phosphopentomutase has product MKTERRAAIIVLDGVGCGGARDVDSYGDAGSDTLGNLSRAVAGFALPNLREYGLGNLASLAGVPPAEEPLGAWGVMEPRSAGKDSTTGHWEIAGVHLARAFRTYPHGFPAEVLAEFERRTGRAVIGNVVASGTVVIERFAEEHRRTGAWIVYTSADSVFQVAAHEDVVPLDELYAACAAALEIKPRDPDGASPLVSRVIARPFEGGPGTYRRTANRRDFSVEPPSETLLDAVRAAGIGTAGVGKVDDLFAGRSISARHTSSNAEGLDEIRRWIAGDRSGLLLANLVDFDQLYGHRNDVAGFYQALLEFDEALPGLVRSLKKDDLLFITADHGNDPTTPSTDHSRECVPLLAAGSRVRPAGIGRRETFSDLGATVAEWLGVDFHGRGTSFLPQIIQ; this is encoded by the coding sequence GTGAAGACTGAGCGCAGAGCGGCGATCATCGTGCTCGACGGCGTCGGGTGCGGTGGTGCGCGCGACGTCGACTCGTACGGCGATGCGGGCAGCGACACGCTGGGCAATCTGTCCCGCGCGGTCGCGGGCTTCGCGCTGCCGAACCTACGCGAGTACGGACTCGGCAACCTGGCGAGCCTCGCCGGTGTCCCACCTGCTGAAGAACCTCTCGGCGCATGGGGTGTGATGGAGCCGCGGTCCGCGGGGAAAGACAGCACTACAGGCCACTGGGAGATAGCCGGCGTGCACCTCGCGCGTGCGTTCAGGACGTACCCTCACGGATTTCCCGCGGAGGTGCTCGCGGAATTCGAGCGCCGCACCGGCCGGGCGGTGATCGGGAACGTCGTCGCGAGCGGCACGGTCGTGATCGAGCGCTTCGCCGAGGAGCACCGGCGCACGGGCGCGTGGATCGTGTACACGTCCGCCGATTCCGTCTTTCAGGTAGCCGCGCACGAGGACGTGGTTCCGCTGGACGAGCTGTACGCCGCGTGCGCCGCCGCGCTGGAGATCAAGCCGCGGGATCCCGATGGCGCGAGCCCGCTCGTCTCGCGCGTGATCGCCCGGCCGTTCGAGGGCGGGCCCGGCACCTACAGGCGCACGGCCAACCGCCGGGATTTCTCCGTCGAGCCGCCCTCCGAGACGCTGCTCGATGCTGTTCGTGCCGCCGGCATCGGTACGGCCGGAGTCGGAAAAGTCGACGATCTCTTCGCCGGCCGGTCGATAAGCGCGCGGCACACCTCCTCCAACGCGGAGGGATTGGACGAGATCCGCCGGTGGATAGCCGGCGATCGGAGTGGGTTACTGCTGGCCAATCTTGTAGATTTCGACCAACTGTACGGGCACCGGAACGATGTTGCGGGGTTTTACCAAGCGCTGCTCGAATTCGACGAAGCGCTGCCCGGTCTCGTGCGCTCCCTGAAAAAGGACGACCTTCTGTTCATTACCGCCGACCACGGCAACGATCCAACGACTCCGTCGACGGACCACTCGCGAGAGTGCGTCCCGCTCCTGGCCGCGGGCTCCCGCGTCCGGCCGGCGGGCATCGGGCGGCGCGAGACCTTCTCGGATCTCGGCGCCACAGTCGCCGAATGGTTGGGCGTCGATTTTCACGGTCGCGGCACCTCCTTTCTGCCCCAGATCATCCAGTGA
- a CDS encoding cytidine deaminase, with the protein MTRQADHKLRDAAFAALERSHAPYSGFPVGAALRAGNGAVFQGCNVENASYGLGICAERVAVFSAVITGAGAFDCIAIATEADEPAPPCGACLQVLAEFAAPDLKVHSYCRNGAEASWSLGSLLPHPFSANLLATGTT; encoded by the coding sequence GTGACACGCCAAGCTGACCACAAGCTCCGCGACGCTGCATTCGCGGCGCTGGAGCGCTCGCATGCTCCATATTCCGGTTTTCCCGTCGGCGCCGCGCTGCGAGCCGGCAACGGCGCGGTGTTTCAAGGTTGCAACGTCGAGAACGCGTCCTACGGACTCGGGATCTGCGCCGAGCGCGTAGCCGTGTTCTCCGCGGTCATCACCGGGGCGGGCGCGTTCGACTGCATCGCGATCGCGACCGAAGCGGACGAGCCGGCTCCGCCGTGCGGCGCCTGTCTGCAGGTGCTGGCGGAGTTCGCCGCGCCGGACTTGAAGGTGCACAGCTATTGCCGGAACGGTGCCGAAGCCAGCTGGAGTCTCGGCTCGCTGTTGCCGCATCCATTCTCGGCCAACCTCCTCGCCACGGGCACCACGTGA
- the alr gene encoding alanine racemase, which translates to MPARIEIDLAAVVRNARALAHRAGTRLIPMVKADAYGTGVRAVVKALEKVDPWGFGVATVTEGEELRALGVELPVLIFTPLLQSELAAAGAARLTPALGSAATIKAWQSRGGPWHLAIDTGMARAGASWRDVAALREVVSAFPPEGAFTHFHSAELDDGSMREQDRRFEDALTALGLTAVFTHTDNSAAVLRRGRSSRDAVRPGIFLYGGATVPGAAIEPDPVAHLRAPIVDLRGCAPGDTISYGATFKATHRRRIATLACGYADGYPRNVGEQGRPGATVVLRGRRVPIVGRVTMDMIMIDVTGVDCAAGDTVTLIGREGDELVTVAEVGASAGITPYEVLVGMNSRSPRSHSED; encoded by the coding sequence ATGCCAGCCCGCATCGAAATAGACCTCGCCGCCGTCGTGCGCAACGCGCGCGCGCTGGCCCACAGGGCCGGGACGCGGCTGATTCCCATGGTGAAGGCCGATGCGTATGGGACGGGCGTGCGCGCGGTGGTGAAGGCGCTCGAGAAGGTCGATCCGTGGGGATTCGGCGTGGCTACGGTCACCGAGGGCGAGGAGTTGCGGGCGCTCGGCGTCGAGCTTCCGGTGCTCATTTTCACGCCGCTTCTGCAGAGCGAGCTCGCGGCGGCCGGCGCGGCGCGCCTCACGCCGGCACTGGGATCGGCGGCGACGATCAAAGCATGGCAATCGCGCGGGGGTCCGTGGCACCTCGCCATCGATACCGGAATGGCCCGGGCCGGAGCTTCGTGGCGCGACGTCGCCGCGCTTCGGGAAGTCGTCTCGGCGTTTCCTCCGGAAGGCGCGTTCACGCATTTTCATTCGGCGGAGCTCGACGACGGCAGCATGCGGGAGCAGGATCGCCGGTTCGAGGACGCGCTGACCGCGCTGGGTCTCACCGCCGTCTTCACCCACACCGACAACAGCGCCGCGGTGCTGCGTCGCGGGCGCTCCAGCCGCGACGCGGTCCGGCCCGGGATCTTTCTCTACGGCGGCGCGACCGTTCCCGGTGCCGCGATCGAGCCCGATCCGGTCGCGCATCTGCGCGCCCCGATAGTCGATCTGCGCGGGTGCGCGCCCGGCGACACGATCAGCTACGGCGCGACGTTCAAGGCGACGCATCGCAGGCGGATCGCGACGCTCGCCTGCGGCTACGCCGACGGCTATCCGCGAAACGTCGGGGAGCAAGGTCGCCCGGGCGCCACGGTCGTTCTCCGCGGGCGCCGCGTTCCGATCGTCGGCAGGGTGACGATGGACATGATCATGATCGACGTCACCGGGGTCGACTGCGCAGCGGGCGATACAGTGACGCTCATCGGCCGCGAGGGTGACGAGCTCGTCACCGTAGCCGAAGTGGGGGCGTCGGCGGGGATCACTCCATACGAAGTGCTCGTGGGAATGAACAGCCGCTCGCCGCGGTCGCACAGTGAAGACTGA
- the mazG gene encoding nucleoside triphosphate pyrophosphohydrolase, translating into MPHPPSLDDTLALMRDLRQRCDWDAAQTHDSLRPYLIEESLELDDALRLGDDALVREELGDVLLQVLFHSVVAEERGAFDLHDVAGALIAKMKARHPHLYADGERESWERMKSKKRASLADGLPSMLPSLHRAHRLQDRAAGVGFDWPDAEGPADKVAEELAEVRDLMQEKKVRFSEHGAPVHDEAHAELEGELGDLLFACVNLCRKLGVHSSLALDKANAKFQRRFEEVEKTAAERGLDVGSAGLEALDRIWDEVKRR; encoded by the coding sequence ATGCCACATCCCCCCTCCCTCGACGACACCCTCGCCCTCATGCGCGACCTGCGGCAGCGCTGCGACTGGGACGCGGCGCAGACGCACGACTCGCTGCGGCCTTACCTCATCGAAGAATCGCTCGAGCTGGACGACGCGCTGCGCCTGGGCGACGACGCGCTCGTGCGGGAGGAACTGGGCGACGTGTTGCTCCAGGTCCTGTTCCACTCTGTGGTGGCCGAGGAGCGGGGCGCGTTCGATTTGCACGACGTCGCGGGCGCGCTGATCGCCAAGATGAAAGCGCGCCATCCGCATCTCTACGCCGACGGCGAGCGCGAGTCGTGGGAGCGGATGAAGTCGAAGAAGCGCGCATCGCTCGCCGACGGGCTCCCGTCCATGCTGCCTTCGCTGCATCGCGCCCACCGGCTCCAGGACCGCGCCGCGGGAGTCGGCTTCGACTGGCCCGACGCCGAGGGGCCGGCGGACAAGGTCGCCGAAGAGCTGGCCGAGGTGCGCGACCTGATGCAGGAGAAGAAAGTCCGCTTCAGTGAGCACGGCGCGCCCGTGCACGACGAGGCGCACGCGGAGCTGGAGGGGGAGCTGGGGGACCTGCTGTTCGCGTGCGTTAACCTGTGTCGGAAGCTGGGGGTGCATTCGTCGCTCGCGCTGGACAAGGCGAACGCAAAATTCCAACGGCGGTTCGAGGAGGTAGAGAAGACTGCGGCCGAGCGGGGGTTGGACGTCGGTTCCGCTGGTTTGGAGGCGCTCGACCGGATCTGGGACGAAGTCAAACGGCGATGA